The stretch of DNA TCAATTGAATGATTCGCTCATGCAACACTTTAATATCTTCTAGTATCAAGCTGTCTTCTTCAGACGGTTCCTTGCTCCCTACCTCAATATATAATTGATCTAATTCCTCCGAATATTTAGTGTACTCATCGAAGGTTGCAGACTCACTTAGGATCAATTTATATATTTCTAATATTCTTTGAAACGCACTAGGGTCATGATTAACCATGTTGCTCACCTGTTTTAAGAGAACTAATTGCTTTCTTCCACGTCTCAGCAAGTCCACGAGCAAATTCCAGAACGTCATCCAGCATGGATTCTTTTCTCTTAATCATAAACTCAGCAATGTATCTATTATAAAATTCATACAATTGACGCAGATCATTAGCAATAGGGTAATCCATATTTAGAGTAATAATCAGCTCACTAATAATTGCACGAACTTTATGCAAGGATTCATTCATTGCTTCAAAGTTACCTTGAGCAAATTGACTTTTTGCTAAAAGTAATGATTTAACCATTCCCTGATACAACAACAAAGTCAATTCACCAGGACTCGCTGTCTCAACTTGAACTTTTAGATATTGCTGCTGAATTGCATTTTGCATGTTACCTCGCTCCATCATTCATTTTATTGATCAGTCATTTCAAGTGCACGATAATTAATAAAGACTACATAGAGGAAAAGATCGAGCTTTTACTATTCAACTTTTGCAGGGCCTGTTCCATAGCCGAGAACTGTTTGTAGTACCTATTTTCAATATCTATCAGTTTAGCTTTCCAATCTGATTCTTGAGTACTCAGTTCTTTAAGTTCTTTCCCCATGATACTATCATCTTGAGCTTCTGCTAGACCAGTACTACCAATTTTTTTCTTCATAGCATCCAATTGCGTATTAATCGTATTATAGAGTCGGTCTGCTAGGCCTATATTACTTTTGCCTGGCACTTCAGCTGCTGACGAATTATCCATCAAAAACAACTGTTTAACCTGATCGAAGTTACTATTCACAGCTTCCGTTAATTTCTCTTCATCAATCTCTAGTTTTCCGTTTTCTTTATATGACGACATAACGGTAATCCCAATCTGAGATAACAGTGAAACTTGATCTTTTGGAACATTAAGCGGTTTGCTCATTCCTGTACGCATTGCACTCAAAGTATCTTTTAAGATGGAATCATTGTACAAAGTGCCTTGTCTTGCTTTCATTTCCCATTGCTCGATTTGCTTTTCGCTCATGGACTCTTTTTGTTCGTCCGTTAGAGGCGCATAATCTCGGTTCTTTCTCGTTGTAGTAGCCGTAGAGAACGTATCAATCAATTCATTATATTGCTCTACAAAAGCTTTTATTTTATCTACTACGCCACTACGATCGGTCACAGAACCAATAGTCGCTGTTCCGGATCCCTTTAAAGCTACCTGTGTGCCGTTAATTGTCACAGAATTTGTAGACGATGTTAGGGACACACCATTTACTAAATACTCAGCGTCAGCACCTTTTTTGCTAGTACTAGTAAGCCCCAAAATACCAACATCACCAGTCATTTCGACTAATGAAGTACTGCCCGATTCCATTGCAGTAAGATAGATTGATCCATTGTTGGTATCAAGGCTTGCACGCACTCCCGTTTTAGCCGAGTTACTATTAATATCTTTTACAACGGTCTCGAGTGTCGATTGCCCTGCTGTATAAGTAATATCGACGTTTCCTTTTGAACCTTTAATATTAAAAGTACCGCCTGTAGTAAGGGTGGCTGTAGGAGAAACTGTAGTTTTCCCTACAAGCATTGCTGAGGAAGCTAAACTTTTCACTTCCACACTGGTAGTCGCAGCTATAGTACCTGCTGATGTAACATCTAGAACAGATGTATTTGATGAACTAGCAGTAGTCTTCTCAAAGTTTTTTTCAAACCGCAAGTCATTCACTGTATTACGAAAAGAGAGAAGCTTCGTATTCATCGACAGATAATCTTCTCTTTTCCATACGTTCAATTGTTTCTTTTTAAGGATATTATCTAATGGCATTCTTTCGGTACTCATTAGCTTTTTGATAATAGATTCTGTATCCAGACTGCCACTGAACCCGGTCAAACGGGTAGGTGTAATACTTGCCATTGTATACCTCCTCTACATTTTCTCATCTAAAAATATTCCTACTTTTTGGCTAAGGTTATACATTACATCGAGCATCTTTTCACTCGGAATTTCTCGAACAACCTCGTTCGTATCGTCTTTCAGCACAACAACCATAATCGTGTTGGTTTTTTCGTGAACTTTCACTTGAATATGAGTTTCTGATTTCTCAAGAGCTTTGTTCACCTTATCTACAAGCTGTGGAATTGTATGTTTGCGCTGTTCCTTTAATAGAGAATCCGAATCAGCCATATTATCCATAAAATTCTCATTTGTGAGATTTTTAAACCATGGCATTAAGGACGTCGATGATGAATTGGAATCAATCTTCATCATTGTTCCTCCCAGAACGGTTATTGGCTTATATTAAAAAAACCGGCCGGTATCCCGGCCGGCTGTAAGGCGAAATTAACGAAGCAATTGCAGAACGCCTTGTGGCTGTTGATTTGCTTGAGCCAACATTGCTTGAGCAGCTTGTTGAAGAATACCATTCTTCGTGAACTCGGACATTTCTTTAGCCATGTCAACGTCACGAATACGGGATTCAGCAGCTTGAAGGTTCTCTGCAGTTGTTCCCAAGTTGTTGATTGTGTGTTCCAGACGGTTTTGAACAGCACCGAGGTCAGAACGCAGTGAAGATACAGCGTTGATAGCGGATTGAACCTTATCAAGGTTTTGGCTTGCTGTAGTATTCAATTCGTTAGCAGCAGAATTCCCGAGCTCTACAAGAGCTCCTGTGCCAAAGTTTACACCCAATGCAGTGTTAGTAGCAGACGAAAGGGAAAGAGCAATAGTTTCGCCGGAGTTAGCACCAACTTGGAAGGACAGAGTAGTTACAGATCCATCCAGCAATTTCTTAGTATTGAATTGAGTTTGGCCTGCGATGGAGCCGATTTGAGCAGAAAGCTGTTGAGCTTCTTTGTCAATTTTAGCAGCATCAGTAGTTGTCAAAGTTTCGTTCGCACCTTGTACATACAACTCAGCCATACGTTGCAGCATAGCATGAGTTTCGTTCAGTGCACCTTCAGCCGTTTGGATCAGGGAGATACCATCAAGGGAGTTCTTGTTAGCTTGCTCCAGACCACGGATTTGGTTACGCATTTTCTCGGAGATTGCCAGGCCAGCTGCATCGTCAGCTGCACGGTTAATTCTGTAACCGGAAGACAGCTTTTCCAAAGATTTGGATTGTGCACCGTTGTTGATAGACAGTTGACGTTGTGCATTGTAAGAAGAGATATTGTGGTTAATACGCATTGAAAATTCCTCCTTGGAATGTATCGGTGATTAGCATCCTTGCTTCACCCATGTATTAGGTTTATCATCCGTAGCTTACGGCCGTTATAGCTACTTCAGTAACCCTTAATTTATATATCGGACAAGTTGCTCTGATGTTTATAGCAATTTTGCATTTTATGAAAAAAATCAGTCTTTTTTTGAGGATATAATTCTGCTCAAAATATTTGCTACATCTTCATCCAAGTTAACAGCGGATTTGTTTTGATCTTGAATCGCAAGATAGATTTCCTCTCGATATATGCTTATATCAGGGGGAGCTTCAATCCCTATTCGCACCTGATCACCGACAACGTCAATGACGGTTATAGAAATGTTGTCTCCAATATTAATTTTTTGTCCCTTATGCCGTGATAGGATAAGCATGCTACTCGCCTCCTTCGTCCTTACTAGTGATGATAGAAAACCTAGTTGAATAACTAGCACTATCCATAATAATTTGAGCGGCCTTATTATTTTTCTCATTGATGATAATTGGAGCAGCTAAATTAATCGTAATATCTGTTGCTGATCTAACTGTTGTAATGGCCTTCACAGTAACATCTTCTTCACTGTTAATTTCCAACTCACGGATCCAATGTTCCTCAAGAACAAAGTCATACTCTTTGTTGAATTGAAAAGGATCAGCTAATACAAACGTCAAGTTAGGCTCCGTAACAGACTGCATATACTGGAACGAATTTTGTTCAAATTGATTTACAATAATATATTTTCTTTCTTCAGCGAAGCCTAATATAGGACTTATAAAATTCACTACATCCTTCTCTTCGATATCTATATCCCCAAATCTAGAAGTATTAACGAGCATGATGTTCCTCCTCCATATTTATAAAGAGGTAGCTAATGAAACAATGTTCATCCGCTACCTCTGCAACACCATATTTATACAGAACCATCCAAGTTAGAGCCGATTGCTGTAGAAAAATGTATATAATTTTTTTGGGCTACATATATATTGAGCTGCCTAGCCGTATACTCAATCTCGGGCTCATTCAATACAGGATCAAAGCTCACTCCCTTTGGAGTATAACTAATATCCATAGTGCCTGGCATATATTGAAATTGAACGTTATTAAAACTCGCCGGACCACGCAGTTCCATAGGATATTGTTTAAAGACAGCTTCTCTTGCAAGATCTGCAAAGACATTCCCTTTATTCTGGATCTGCATCATACGATCTCCCGCTTGGGCAATCTCTGCAATTCGCTGGCTCGCTATTGCGTGAGAGCTTTCTGCAATTCGATCCATCATTTCCAGCGAAGGTCCGTACCCTAAAGCAGACCAAGCTTTACTCTGATCAATCTGCATCTCTCCCGACGTTGTTCGGATCTGCATATCGCCAGGCTGTTGATGCATATTGAGCTCGGCTTTAGGCTGTTCTATACTTAGTTTTCCAGGGGCAACATCCATTCCAATCTTAGTATAGCCTTGTTGAATTCTAATCTGAGGGATCTGCATAGTCGCAAGTTCCTCCTTATCTCAGAAAATCAAGAAGGCTTGGCCGAATAATGCGAGCCATGGTATCTAAGGAAGCCTGATAGATACTCTCAGAAGTTTTAAGGTCTGTAATTGCTTTCGCCATATCAACGTCTTCAACTTTGCCTTGCAGATCGGTATAGTTAATACTCAGGTCATCTAAACGACTCATTGTAAAAGTCAGTCGGTTTTGTTTGCCGCCAACTTCTGACTGTCTTGTGGTTAAGTTCTGAAGATTATTCTGAAGCTTTGAAATAGCAGCTTGAATGTCACTAGTATTATCAGCCATTAATGACTTTTTAAGCCCATCCACTACTTTAAACAGGCCGTTCGGATCTGAAAATTCACCAAATACTTTTGTTCCACTAAGATTCACGGGAATAGTGATTCCCGCTCCAATCTGGTACTCAACTTCCCCTTCATCTAGCTCATAAGACACATTAGCAGGATCTGCAGAAAAAGGAGTCTCATCTACTCTTTCGCCATTAAAAATATATTTCCCTTTAAATTGAGAGTTTCCAAGAGAGACTAGTTGGTTGTACAACTGTCCAACTTCTGACGCTATATTTTCTCTGGCATCCTTTGGAACGGTATCCGTTCCCCCTTGAACCGCAAGCTCAGACAAACGCTGAACGATTTGAGTCGCTTCATTAATTACGCTATCCGTGAACTGCATCCAAGAATCAGCATCTTCTGCATTTTCCGAGAACTGGTTTGTGGATGAGATTTCCTGACGATAATGCAGCGCACTAGCCACTCCGACCGGGTTGTCCGAAGGACGATTCAATTGCCGATTCGTACTCAGCTGTTCCTGAGTTTTGTCCAACCTTTTATAGTTCCCTTGTAAATTAGTCATCAGATTCCGACTCATCATAGACTGAGTAATACGCATATTATTTCATCTCCTATCTACCGACAACACCCGTGCTGTTAATCAGCTTATCGAGCATTTCATCAACTGTAGTAATTAAACGTGCAGATGCGCTGTAAGCCTGTTGAAACTTAATCAAATTAGCCATTTCTTCATCCAGAGATACACTGCTTACGGATTGCCGTAAATTCTCCGCATGGTCCGCAAGCAAAGTTCCATTCTCAACCATTTTAGTCGCATGATCTGATTCAGACCCTAGCTGTGCAACAACGGATTGCATATAGCCTCCAAAAGTTGCCTCGTCTGTAATAGCCCCTTTGTTATTTAACGGGTCAAAGCTAAACTTTCGTTCCGCCAAACCAGCAATAAGTAAAGCCAGGTCTCCATTCCCTTGGAGAACTCTCTCTGTCGGAGTACCATTCACATTAATCTTCTCTGTCCGCATGGAGGCTGCAATGTTCGCAGCATCGT from Paenibacillus sp. CAA11 encodes:
- a CDS encoding flagellar protein FlaG gives rise to the protein MMKIDSNSSSTSLMPWFKNLTNENFMDNMADSDSLLKEQRKHTIPQLVDKVNKALEKSETHIQVKVHEKTNTIMVVVLKDDTNEVVREIPSEKMLDVMYNLSQKVGIFLDEKM
- a CDS encoding DUF6470 family protein, producing the protein MQIPQIRIQQGYTKIGMDVAPGKLSIEQPKAELNMHQQPGDMQIRTTSGEMQIDQSKAWSALGYGPSLEMMDRIAESSHAIASQRIAEIAQAGDRMMQIQNKGNVFADLAREAVFKQYPMELRGPASFNNVQFQYMPGTMDISYTPKGVSFDPVLNEPEIEYTARQLNIYVAQKNYIHFSTAIGSNLDGSV
- the csrA gene encoding carbon storage regulator CsrA — protein: MLILSRHKGQKINIGDNISITVIDVVGDQVRIGIEAPPDISIYREEIYLAIQDQNKSAVNLDEDVANILSRIISSKKD
- a CDS encoding flagellin N-terminal helical domain-containing protein; the encoded protein is MRINHNISSYNAQRQLSINNGAQSKSLEKLSSGYRINRAADDAAGLAISEKMRNQIRGLEQANKNSLDGISLIQTAEGALNETHAMLQRMAELYVQGANETLTTTDAAKIDKEAQQLSAQIGSIAGQTQFNTKKLLDGSVTTLSFQVGANSGETIALSLSSATNTALGVNFGTGALVELGNSAANELNTTASQNLDKVQSAINAVSSLRSDLGAVQNRLEHTINNLGTTAENLQAAESRIRDVDMAKEMSEFTKNGILQQAAQAMLAQANQQPQGVLQLLR
- the fliS gene encoding flagellar export chaperone FliS; amino-acid sequence: MQNAIQQQYLKVQVETASPGELTLLLYQGMVKSLLLAKSQFAQGNFEAMNESLHKVRAIISELIITLNMDYPIANDLRQLYEFYNRYIAEFMIKRKESMLDDVLEFARGLAETWKKAISSLKTGEQHG
- the fliD gene encoding flagellar filament capping protein FliD, producing the protein MASITPTRLTGFSGSLDTESIIKKLMSTERMPLDNILKKKQLNVWKREDYLSMNTKLLSFRNTVNDLRFEKNFEKTTASSSNTSVLDVTSAGTIAATTSVEVKSLASSAMLVGKTTVSPTATLTTGGTFNIKGSKGNVDITYTAGQSTLETVVKDINSNSAKTGVRASLDTNNGSIYLTAMESGSTSLVEMTGDVGILGLTSTSKKGADAEYLVNGVSLTSSTNSVTINGTQVALKGSGTATIGSVTDRSGVVDKIKAFVEQYNELIDTFSTATTTRKNRDYAPLTDEQKESMSEKQIEQWEMKARQGTLYNDSILKDTLSAMRTGMSKPLNVPKDQVSLLSQIGITVMSSYKENGKLEIDEEKLTEAVNSNFDQVKQLFLMDNSSAAEVPGKSNIGLADRLYNTINTQLDAMKKKIGSTGLAEAQDDSIMGKELKELSTQESDWKAKLIDIENRYYKQFSAMEQALQKLNSKSSIFSSM
- the flgL gene encoding flagellar hook-associated protein FlgL, with the protein product MRITQSMMSRNLMTNLQGNYKRLDKTQEQLSTNRQLNRPSDNPVGVASALHYRQEISSTNQFSENAEDADSWMQFTDSVINEATQIVQRLSELAVQGGTDTVPKDARENIASEVGQLYNQLVSLGNSQFKGKYIFNGERVDETPFSADPANVSYELDEGEVEYQIGAGITIPVNLSGTKVFGEFSDPNGLFKVVDGLKKSLMADNTSDIQAAISKLQNNLQNLTTRQSEVGGKQNRLTFTMSRLDDLSINYTDLQGKVEDVDMAKAITDLKTSESIYQASLDTMARIIRPSLLDFLR
- the fliW gene encoding flagellar assembly protein FliW, whose translation is MLVNTSRFGDIDIEEKDVVNFISPILGFAEERKYIIVNQFEQNSFQYMQSVTEPNLTFVLADPFQFNKEYDFVLEEHWIRELEINSEEDVTVKAITTVRSATDITINLAAPIIINEKNNKAAQIIMDSASYSTRFSIITSKDEGGE